The following are from one region of the Dreissena polymorpha isolate Duluth1 chromosome 2, UMN_Dpol_1.0, whole genome shotgun sequence genome:
- the LOC127870183 gene encoding cell death abnormality protein 1-like — MRAGREHHFCDIVTADCASRQCTAGYWDTDCFSFCNPNCGGSNTTGLVSCDFLTGRCSSECVSGWYGSHCDRKCESLCYDGRCDRNQGVCVECLKPNPDFNCPSGLCTEGYYGQSCQTLCSTGCVRTCDRYTAKCANCRDGLWGDTCDKNCTATNCKVCSQSTGQCNECAAGKWALSCSADCGRCSPEAFGIVRCDKNTGICSTDSCVPGYHGNGCQNTCGFTCKDSTSGVNECNRNTGICTNGYDIGYYDVYCDNNCSDRCRNRDCATTANDCRQGCAFGYYGFGCLTACPSNCVGWDCDGNTGAFNIACADSFYGAQCTNPCITTCIDGKSDKNTGFCLECSQSTPRQS, encoded by the exons ATGCGTGCCGGTAGGGAGCATCATTTTTGTGACATCGTAACGGCCGACTGCGCGTCCCGTCAGTGTACGGCCGGTTACTGGGACACGGACTGTTTTTCGTTCTGTAACCCGAATTGCGGCGGAAGTAACACGACGGGTCTGGTTTCGTGTGACTTCCTGACTGGTCGGTGTAGCTCGGAGTGCGTTTCCGGTTGGTACGGGAGCCACTGTGACAGGAAGTGTGAATCTCTTTGTTATGACGGCAGGTGTGACCGGAACCAGGGCGTCTGTGTGGAATGTCTGAAGCCAAACCCTGACTTCAACTGCCCCTCCGGAC TTTGCACAGAGGGCTACTACGGCCAGAGCTGTCAGACCCTCTGCTCCACGGGCTGTGTACGCACGTGTGACCGGTACACCGCCAAGTGTGCCAACTGCAGGGACGGGCTGTGGGGAGACACGTGCGACAAGAACTGTACCGCCACGAACTGCAAG GTATGTAGTCAGTCTACCGGGCAGTGTAACGAATGTGCTGCAGGCAAATGGGCGCTCAGCTGCTCCGCGGATTGTGGACGATGTTCGCCGGAAGCGTTTGGTATCGTCCGATGTGACAAAAACACCGGGATATGCAGCACTGACTCTTGCGTACCGGGTTACCATGGAAACGGGTGTCAGAACACGTGCGGCTTTACCTGCAAGGATTCCACTTCCGGTGTGAACGAATGCAACCGCAACACGGGGATTTGCACGAACGGTTACGATATCGGGTACTACGACGTCTACTGTGACAATAATTGTAGCGACAGATGTAGAAACAGAGACTGCGCGACGACCGCCAACGATTGCCGCCAGGGATGCGCGTTCGGTTACTATGGCTTCGGCTGCCTGACGGCCTGTCCGTCAAACTGTGTGGGTTGGGATTGTGACGGGAACACAGGCGCTTTTAATATCGCATGCGCGGATAGTTTTTATGGCGCGCAATGCACGAATCCGTGTATAACCACGTGCATTGACGGTAAAAGCGACAAAAATACGGGCTTTTGTTTAGAATGTTCGCAGTCAACGCCCAGGCAGTCGTGA
- the LOC127870182 gene encoding scavenger receptor class F member 1-like gives MALMSGNSCAAGCAGTCDRYSSVCTGCDDGLYGPQCSLICGKCSPIRCDQNTGSCSVCQNGYYAGGCNTPCLFANCDTCNKDSGQCSTCKTGFYGTRCDLSCSPNCAANINGVISCSKDLGLCDEQRCRPGYWDTTCTIQCSATCLRDSAGNRICQFSNGTCIVGCEDTYFGSECGQSCSAACVARQCGRTGVCSAQGCVTGRYGDMCEFSCLDTCNDNTCGRTSGVCDECNKLPQLQSALCRTAGMRIF, from the exons ATGGCGTTGATGAGTGGAAAT TCGTGTGCTGCCGGATGTGCGGGCACTTGTGACAGATACTCCTCTGTTTGCACCGGATGTGACGATG GATTGTACGGACCACAGTGTTCGCTAATCTGCGGAAAATGTTCTCCAATTAGATGTGACCAAAACACAGGCTCGTGCAGCGTCTGTCAGAACGGTTACTACGCCGGCGGATGCAACACCCCGTGCCTGTTCGCGAACTGTGACACTTGCAACAAAGACAGCGGCCAGTGCAGTACGTGCAAGACTGGTTTCTACGGAACCCGGTGTGACCTGAGTTGTAGCCCTAACTGCGCCGCTAACATCAACGGTGTGATATCGTGCAGTAAAGATCTCGGGCTCTGTGATGAGCAGAGATGCAGGCCGGGATACTGGGACACCACGTGCACTATTCAGTGCAGCGCCACCTGTCTAAGGGACAGCGCCGGTAACCGGATATGCCAGTTCAGCAACGGCACTTGTATCGTGGGATGTGAGGATACCTACTTCGGGTCGGAGTGCGGTCAGAGCTGCAGCGCCGCCTGTGTAGCCAGACAGTGCGGTCGCACAGGTGTGTGCTCCGCCCAGGGTTGTGTAACGGGTCGCTATGGTGACATGTGCGAGTTCTCATGTTTGGACACGTGCAACGACAACACGTGCGGCAGGACTTCCGGTGTATGTGATGAATGCAACAAACTTCCACAGCTGCAGAGCGCGTTATGCAGAACGGCAG GAATGCGTATTTTCTga